Proteins found in one Papio anubis isolate 15944 chromosome 13, Panubis1.0, whole genome shotgun sequence genomic segment:
- the LOC101000794 gene encoding olfactory receptor 13F1, whose product MFLANWTSVKVFFFLGFSQYPKVQVIIFVVCLLMYLITLLGNVILISITILDSHLHTPMYLFLSNLSFLDIWYTSSALTPMLANFVSGRNTISFSGCATQMYLSLAMGSTECVLLSMMAYDRYVAICNPLRYPVIMNRRTCVQIAAGSWMTGCLTALVETMSVLPLSLCGNSIINHFTCEILAVLKLVCVDTSLVQLIMLVISVLLLPLPMLLICISYAFILTSILRISSVEGRSKAFSTCTAHLMVVVLFYGTALSMYLKPSAVDSQEIDKFMALVYAGLTPMLNPIIYSLRNKEVKVSLKKLLIRNPFNTACISTLK is encoded by the coding sequence atgttcctGGCAAACTGGACATctgtaaaagtatttttcttcctgGGATTTTCTCAGTACCCTAAAGTTCAGGTCATCATATTTGTGGTGTGCTTGCTGATGTACCTCATCACCTTACTGGGCAATGTTATTCTGATCTCCATCACCATCCTAGATTCCCACCTCCACACCCCTATGTACCTCTTCCTCAGCAATCTCTCCTTTCTGGACATCTGGTACACCTCTTCTGCGCTCACTCCAATGCTGGCAAACTTTGTTTCAGGGAGAAACACTATTTCATTCTCAGGATGTGCCACTCAGATGTACCTCTCCCTTGCCATGGGCTCCACTGAGTGTGTACTCCTGTCCATGATGGCATATGACCGGTATGTGGCCATCTGCAACCCCCTGAGATACCCTGTCATCATGAATAGGAGAACCTGTGTGCAGATTGCAGCTGGCTCCTGGATGACAGGCTGTCTCACTGCCCTGGTGGAAACGATGTCTGTGCTGCCACTGTCTCTCTGTGGTAATAGTATCATCAATCATTTCACTTGTGAAATTCTGGCTGTATTGAAATTGGTTTGTGTGGACACCTCCCTGGTGCAGTTAATCATGCTGGTGATCAGTGTACTTCTTCTCCCCCTGCCAATGCTACTCATTTGTATCTCTTATGCATTTATCCTCACCAGTATCCTGAGAATCAGTTCAGTGGAAGGCCGAAGTAAAGCCTTTTCAACGTGCACAGCCCACCTGATGGTGGTAGTTTTGTTCTATGGTACAGCTCTCTCCATGTACCTGAAGCCCTCTGCTGTAGATTCacaggaaatagataaatttatgGCTTTGGTATATGCTGGACTAACCCCCATGTTGAACCCTATCATCTATAGTCTACGGAACAAAGAGGTGAAAGTGTCCTTGAAAAAATTGCTGATTAGAAATCCTTTTAATACAGCCTGCATTTCCACCCTCAAATAA